A single window of Leishmania panamensis strain MHOM/PA/94/PSC-1 chromosome 35 sequence DNA harbors:
- a CDS encoding hypothetical protein (TriTrypDB/GeneDB-style sysID: LpmP.35.0230), translating into MLFDSDDDSLPEVPTIRSSSHTPLPTSTAQAQRLEQLEAEYRATRTETSAGRQRAARRRRSSRPLSPWKPMEVASHMWEECDEAAFYELRLLVPHLSPKFTCSYSDTVLLIAAIQSGGAASGNRHTLADKCQSLEADRRQLEQRLEKFRAQCEDLKSEVAEVKQKLKAVQEESKSSVSALAQRREEMRKQLLLEETRVEKLTVRNKKLVMENDFLKERVQGKPR; encoded by the coding sequence ATGCTTTtcgacagcgatgacgatAGCCTTCCAGAGGTGCCGACCATCAGGTCAAGCTCccacacaccgctgccgacaTCGACTGCTCAGGCACAGCGACTAGAACAGCTGGAAGCAGAGTATCGCGCTACACGGACGGAGACCTCTGCGGGGCGTCAGAGagctgcacgccgccgccgttcctCGCGTCCGTTGTCGCCGTGGAAGCCGATGGAGGTGGCGTCACACATGTGGGAGGAGTGCGACGAGGCCGCTTTTTACGAGCTGCGTTTGCTTGTTCCGCATCTGTCGCCGAAGTTTACCTGCTCATACAGTGACACCGTATTGTTGATTGCCGCCATTCagagcggcggtgcagcctCGGGCAACCGCCACACGCTCGCAGACAAGTGTCAGTCACTTGAGGCAGaccgccgccagctggagcagcggctGGAGAAATTTCGCGCTCAGTGCGAGGATCTCAAGAGTGAAGTGGCTGAGGTGAAACAGAAGCTGAAGGCAGTGCAGGAGGAGTCGAAGAGCAGTGTCAGCGCACTGGCGCAGCGACGCGAGGAGATGCGCAAACAACTTCTGCTGGAGGAGACGCGGGTGGAGAAACTGACGGTGCGCAACAAAAAGCTCGTGATGGAAAATGACTTCCTCAAGGAGCGTGTGCAGGGAAAGCCCCGTTGA
- a CDS encoding mitochondrial inner membrane signal peptidase, putative (TriTrypDB/GeneDB-style sysID: LpmP.35.0190) has translation MMSRLWWSTLRSSKYGDVPFVLLGVFIGWNCDVSCAVKGVSMVPTLQPGEYILFVPYTFLQIRRWFNAPMVNLSDVVVVKVSDDLSVCKRVVRCTTSRAQADEWGRDHYVEVVPAPYSTPVAEDTNGDAGSTDEDALDNHEQAYFDYVSQNTVRSKDWDSCIDRIPNPSQWIWLEGDNQQESFDSRRCGPVPVECVRGLVLASIWPSPHTLHRPPPSNSE, from the coding sequence ATGATGTCGCGGCTATGGTGGTCGACGCTTCGCAGCTCCAAGTACGGGGACGTGCCTTTTGTGCTTCTCGGCGTTTTCATCGGATGGAACTGTGATGTGAGCTGTGCCGTGAAGGGGGTCTCCATGGTGCCCACTTTGCAACCCGGTGAGTACATCCTCTTCGTTCCGTATACCTTTCTTCAGATACGCCGCTGGTTCAACGCCCCGATGGTTAACCTGAGCGACGTCGTGGTCGTCAAAGTATCCGACGACCTTTCGGTTTGCAAAAGAGTTGTGAGGTGTACCACTAGTAGAGCACAGGCCGACGAATGGGGCAGAGATCACTATGTGGAAGTAGTACCTGCGCCGTACAGCACCCCGGTTGCAGAGGACACGAATGGCGACGCGGGTTCGACTGACGAAGATGCGCTGGACAACCATGAACAGGCCTATTTCGACTACGTTAGCCAAAACACCGTCCGCTCGAAAGACTGGGACTCGTGCATTGATCGCATTCCTAATCCTTCCCAGTGGATCTGGCTGGAGGGCGACAACCAACAAGAAAGCTTCGACTCTCGCCGTTGTGGCCCAGTCCCCGTTGAGTGTGTTCGAGGTCTAGTTCTTGCATCCATCTGGccctctccccacacccTTCATCGGCCCCCTCCGTCAAATTCAGAATAG
- a CDS encoding peptidyl-prolyl cis-trans isomerase, putative (TriTrypDB/GeneDB-style sysID: LpmP.35.0220) has product MGVIRTVKKAGSGATPKAGQTITVHCTGYLAEGKKKFWSTHDDNKPFSFNVGVGQVVRGWDEGMSQMQLGETAELLMTADYAYGARGFSAWGIPPNATLLFEIELLKIE; this is encoded by the coding sequence ATGGGCGTCATTCGCACAGTCAAGAAGGCGGGCAGTGGCGCCACCCCAAAGGCCGGCCAGACTATCACGGTGCACTGCACCGGCTATTTGgcggaagggaaaaagaagtTCTGGTCCACTCACGATGACAACAAACCGTTTTCCTTCAACGTGGGCGTCGGGCAGGTGGTCCGCGGCTGGGATGAGGGCATGTCTCAGATGCAACTTGGCGAGACGGCAGAGTTGCTCATGACGGCTGACTATGCCTACGGTGCTCGTGGATTTTCTGCCTGGGGGATCCCGCCGAACGCCACGCTGCTGTTTGAGATTGAGCTGCTGAAGATCGAATAG
- a CDS encoding elongation factor 2 (TriTrypDB/GeneDB-style sysID: LpmP.35.0180~partially sequenced multicopy gene) — MVNFTVDQVRELMDFPDQIRNMSVIAHVDHGKSTLSDSLVGAAGIIKMEEAGDKRIMDTRADEIARGITIKSTAISMHYHVPKEMISSLDDDKRDFLINLIDSPGHVDFSSEVTAALRVTDGALVVVDCVEGVCVQTETVLRQALTERIRPVVFINKVDRAILELQLDPEEAYQGFVKTLQNVNVVVATYNDPSMGDVQVSPEKGTVAIGSGLQAWAFSLTRFANMYASKFGVDELKMRERLWGDNFFDAKNKKWIKQETNADGERVRRAFCQFCLDPIYQIFDAVMNEKKDKVDKMLKSLHVSLTAEEREQVPKKLLKTVMMRFLPAAETLLQMIVAHLPSPKRAQAYRAEMLYSGEASPEDKYFMGIKNCDPAAPLMLYISKMVPTADRGRFFAFGRIFSGKVRSGQKVRIMGNNYIYGKKQDLYDDKPVQRSVLMMGRYQEAVEDMPCGNVVGLVGVDKYIVKSATITDDGENPYPLRDMKYSVSPVVRVAVEAKNPSDLPKLVEGLKRLAKSDPLVVCSIEESGEHIVAGAGELHLEICLKDLQEDFMNGAPLKISEPVVSFRETVTDVSSQQCLSKSANKHNRLFCRGAPLTEELALAMEEGTAGPEADPKVRARFLADNYEWDVQEARKIWCYGPDNRGPNVVVDVTKGVQNMGEMKDSFVAAWQWATREGVLCDENMRGVRVNVEDVTMHADAIHRGGGQIIPTARRVFYACCLTASPRLMEPMFVVDIQTVEHAMGGIYGVLTRRRGVIIGEENRPGTPIYNVRAYLPVAESFGFTADLRAGTGGQAFPQCVFDHWQEYPGDPLETKSLANATTLAIRTRKGLKPEIPGLDQFMDKL; from the coding sequence ATGGTGAACTTTACCGTCGATCAGGTCCGTGAGCTGATGGACTTCCCGGACCAGATCCGGAACATGTCCGTGATTGCCCACGTCGACCACGGCAAGTCGACACTGTCTGACTCTCTCGTTGGCGCCGCTGGCATCAtcaagatggaggaggctgGCGACAAGCGTATCATGGATACGCGCGCGGATGAGATTGCGCGTGGTATCACGATCAAGTCCACCGCCATCTCCATGCACTACCACGTGCCGAAGGAGATGATTAGCAGCCTGGATGACGACAAGCGCGACTTCCTGATCAACCTGATCGACTCCCCCGGACACGTCGACTTCAGCTCCGAGGTGACTGCCGCTCTTCGTGTGACGGACGGTGCGCTGGTCGTGGTGGACTGTGTGgagggcgtgtgcgtgcagacggagacggtgctgcgccaggcGCTGACGGAGCGTATCCGCCCTGTTGTGTTTATCAACAAGGTGGACCGCGCCATCCTTGAGCTCCAGCTGGACCCCGAAGAGGCATACCAGGGCTTCGTGAAGACGCTGCAGAACGTGAATGTGGTGGTTGCCACGTACAATGATCCCAGCATGGGGGACGTGCAGGTGTCGCCCGAGAAGGGCACTGTGGCGATCGGCTCTGGTCTGCAGGCGTGGGCGTTCTCGCTGACCCGCTTCGCGAACATGTATGCGTCGAAGTTCGGCGTGGACGAGCTGAAGATGCGCGAGCGTCTGTGGGGCGACAACTTCTTTGACGCGAAGAACAAGAAGTGGATCAAGCAGGAGACGAACGCCGATGGCGAGCGCGTGCGCCGCGCGTTCTGCCAGTTCTGCCTGGACCCCATCTACCAGATCTTCGACGCTGTGATGAACGAGAAGAAGGACAAGGTGGACAAGATGCTCAAGTCGCTGCACGTGTCGCTGACGGCTGAGGAGCGCGAGCAGGTGCCgaagaagctgctgaagacgGTGATGATGAGGTTCCTGCCGGCCGctgagacgctgctgcagatgatCGTGGCGCACCTGCCGTCGCCCAAGAGAGCGCAGGCGTACCGCGCGGAGATGCTGTACTCTGGTGAGGCGTCGCCGGAGGACAAGTACTTCATGGGTATCAAGAACTGCGaccccgctgcgccgctcatGCTGTACATCAGCAAGATGGTGCCGACGGCCGACCGCGGCCGCTTCTTCGCTTTTGGCCGCATCTTCTCGGGTAAGGTGCGCAGCGGCCAGAAGGTGCGGATCATGGGCAACAACTACATCTACGGCAAGAAGCAGGACCTGTACGATGACAAGCCTGTGCAGCGCTCCGTGCTGATGATGGGCCGCTACCAGGAGGCTGTGGAGGACATGCCGTGCGGTAACGTGGTGGGCCTTGTGGGCGTGGACAAGTACATCGTGAAGTCTGCGACGATCACGGACGACGGCGAGAACCCGTACCCGCTGCGCGATATGAAGTACTCCGTGTCGCCTGTGGTGCGTGTGGCCGTGGAGGCGAAGAACCCGTCCGACCTGCCGAAACTTGTGGAGGGCCTGAAGCGCCTTGCCAAGTCCGACCCGCTGGTGGTGTGCAGCATTGAGGAGTCTGGCGAGCACATCGttgccggcgctggtgagcTGCATCTTGAGATTTGCCTGAAGGACCTCCAGGAGGACTTCATGAACGGTGCGCCGCTGAAGATCTCCGAGCCGGTGGTGTCGTTCCGCGAGACCGTGACGGACGTGTCGTCGCAGCAGTGTCTGTCGAAGTCTGCGAACAAGCACAACCGTCTGTTCTGCCGCGGTGCGCCGCTGACAGAGGAGCTTGCGCtggcgatggaggagggcaCCGCTGGTCCCGAGGCCGATCCGaaggtgcgcgcgcgcttccTTGCCGACAACTACGAGTGGGACGTGCAGGAGGCCCGCAAGATCTGGTGCTACGGCCCGGACAACCGCGGCCCGAACGTGGTCGTGGATGTGACGAAGGGTGTCCAGAACATGGGTGAGATGAAGGACTCCTTTGTTGCGGCGTGGCAGTGGGCGACCCGCGAGGGTGTGCTCTGCGACGAGAACATGCGCGGTGTGCGCGTGAACGTGGAGGATGTGACGATGCACGCGGACGCCATTCACCGTGGTGGCGGCCAGATCATCCCGACGGCGCGCCGTGTGTTCTACGCGTGCTGCCTGACGGCGTCGCCGCGCCTGATGGAGCCGATGTTCGTGGTGGATATCCAGACCGTGGAGCACGCCATGGGCGGCATCTACGGTGTGCTGacccgccgccgtggtgTGATCATTGGCGAGGAGAATCGCCCGGGCACGCCCATCTACAACGTGCGCGCGTACCTGCCGGTTGCGGAGTCGTTCGGCTTCACTGCCGACCTGCGCGCCGGAACTGGCGGCCAGGCCTTCCCGCAGTGCGTGTTCGACCACTGGCAGGAGTACCCCGGTGACCCGCTAGAGACCAAGTCGCTGGCCAACGCGACAACGCTTGCCATCCGCACGCGCAAGGGTCTGAAGCCGGAGATCCCCGGCCTGGACCAGTTCATGGATAAATTGT
- a CDS encoding SET domain protein, putative (TriTrypDB/GeneDB-style sysID: LpmP.35.0200) codes for MPISRNVAVVHDIATTPEQLDAFKRACPNSCNFFPVKDAVQLQCVVQQIYAASPSTYGAVVNLCADGSGGANGGITSALATLLLHHASLPYTGCRATTLNHPFDILLMMLFYAEVPLPPFAIVDSVEAARRAAHRLKAPVQIRNTCRLFGLYDECCTMQGDVEATLVRTFHEHGKIVAWEVNASKERAVRVLVAGGSVKGAAAAIPLESCAAAPSWAAHAEEVARRYGAAVSRYVLYDCGVASLTLNTLKEEPGKWCFEDIVLNPAIAHLMVQEAVPNLLSEAPSTAELVASLLAEAQKCHPSPTFEIKLHADSRKGYHLCAAKTLRKGDVVFEDECRSFAMVTRPYVEQHWDDPLKKRFTEYAWPLDSEGHLYAIWEEDPQRWRPVNHSCDPNCIFAAPHSLNVIAAREIAAGEDLSMDYATFCDGTMKPFRCLCGADCCRGLITPDAASLIKYGEHSWLRKVPSAVKPLLL; via the coding sequence ATGCCTATCAGCCGGAACGTTGCCGTTGTGCATGATATAGCGACGACTCCTGAGCAGCTGGATGCATTTAAGCGTGCGTGCCCCAACTCATGTAATTTCTTTCCTGTGAAGGATGCGGTTCAGCTGCAGTGCGTAGTGCAGCAAATCTACGCTGCGAGTCCCTCCACGTACGGTGCTGTGGTCAATCTCTGCGCAGACGGATCGGGCGGCGCCAACGGTGGCATCACGTCCGCACTGGCTACTCTCTTGCTTCACCACGCGTCGCTGCCCTACACAGGGTGCCGTGCTACGACACTCAACCACCCGTTCGACATTCTTCTCATGATGCTCTTCTAcgcagaggtgccgctgccgccgtttGCAATAGTCGATTCTGTGGAGGCCGCGAGGCGCGCGGCGCACCGGCTCAAGGCACCCGTTCAGATCCGCAATACGTGCCGGCTGTTTGGACTCTACGATGAGTGCTGTACAATGCAGGGTGACGTGGAGGCGACCCTGGTACGCACCTTTCATGAGCACGGAAAGATCGTCGCGTGGGAGGTGAACGCGTCCAAGGAGCGTGCGGTGCGCGTGCTGGTCGCTGGCGGCTCGGTGAagggggcggcggccgccatTCCACTTGAGTcttgcgcggcggcaccatcGTGGGCTGCGCACGCAGAAGAAGTCGCGCGGCGTTATGGTGCGGCGGTCAGTCGGTACGTCTTGTACGACTGCGGCGTGGCGTCTCTGACGCTTAACACGTTGAAAGAAGAGCCTGGCAAGTGGTGCTTCGAAGATATTGTGCTGAATCCTGCCATTGCTCACCTCATGGTGCAGGAAGCTGTACCAAACTTGCTGTCGGAGGCACCGAGCACCGCAGAGTTGGTCGCCTCGCTGCTCGCAGAGGCGCAAAAGTGCCACCCAAGTCCAACCTTTGAAATCAAGCTGCACGCGGACTCTCGAAAAGGGTACCACCTGTGTGCTGCCAAGACTCTTCGCAAGGGTGACGTGGTGTTCGAGGATGAGTGCCGCAGCTTTGCGATGGTAACGCGTCCGTACGTGGAGCAGCACTGGGATGATCCACTCAAGAAGAGGTTTACTGAGTACGCGTGGCCGCTGGACTCCGAGGGCCACTTATACGCCATCTGGGAGGAAGacccgcagcggtggcggcccgTCAATCACTCATGCGACCCAAACTGCATCTTCGCCGCACCACACTCCCTCAACGTCATCGCAGCGCGCGAGATTGCAGCCGGTGAAGACTTAAGCATGGACTACGCCACCTTCTGCGACGGAACAATGAAGCCGTTCAGGTGCCTCTGCGGCGCGGACTGTTGCCGTGGGCTGATCACCCCCGATGCAGCCTCACTCATCAAATACGGCGAGCACTCGTGGCTGCGAAAGGTGCCGTCAGCTGTGaagcctcttcttctttga
- the DPMS gene encoding dolicholphosphate-mannose synthase (TriTrypDB/GeneDB-style sysID: LpmP.35.0210), whose amino-acid sequence MQYSIIVPTYKEYGNLEPLTRRVFAAVKEQGLPVEAVEMLIVDDNSCDGSKEVIEKLHQEGFNVRIDVRTVERGLSSAVIHGLHNTTGVYKVVMDADLQHPPESVPALFKALRCDGVEFVCGTRYGAGVVIDKNWPAHRRLISWGARLLARPLTTLSDPMSGFFGIRDDVFKRHAGEVNSIGYKIALELFVKCRVQRFAEVNFHFSIRTYGESKLTGKVIFNYLQHLYALYLFQVGPLFYTLLAVTVMFVLYLVVFLYHSLF is encoded by the coding sequence ATGCAGTACTCGATCATTGTTCCCACATACAAGGAGTATGGCAACTTAGAGCCGCTAACGCGCCGTGTTTTCGCTGCTGTAAAGGAGCAGGGCCTCCCGGTGGAGGCCGTTGAGATGCTCATCGTGGACGACAACTCGTGTGATGGATCGAAGGAGGTGATTGAGAAGCTTCATCAAGAGGGTTTCAATGTGCGCATCGATGTTCGTACGGTGGAGCGTGGCCTtagcagcgccgtcatccACGGTCTGCACAACACCACTGGTGTCTACAAGGTTGTGATGGATGCTGACCTGCAGCACCCGCCCGAGTCTGTGCCGGCGCTTTTCAAAGCCCTCAGGTGCGATGGGGTGGAGTTTGTCTGCGGCACGCGTTACGGTGCCGGGGTCGTGATCGACAAGAACTGGccggcgcaccgccgcctcatTTCGTGGGGGGCACGTCTGCTGGCCCGACCTCTCACGACCCTCTCCGATCCCATGTCGGGTTTCTTTGGAATCCGCGATGATGTCTTTAAGCGGCATGCCGGCGAGGTTAACTCGATTGGGTACAAAATTGCACTGGAGTTGTTCGTCAAGTGCCGCGTGCAGCGCTTTGCGGAGGTAAACTTCCATTTTTCAATCCGCACCTATGGCGAGTCGAAGCTGACCGGCAAGGTGATCTTCAACTACCTCCAGCACCTTTACGCCTTGTACCTGTTCCAGGTGGGCCCTCTGTTCTACACGCTACTCGCGGTGACTGTGATGTTCGTTCTGTATCTCGTAGTGTTTCTCTACCACTCGCTCTTCTAG
- a CDS encoding eukaryotic translation initiation factor 3 subunit L, putative (TriTrypDB/GeneDB-style sysID: LpmP.35.0240) — translation MATNPDIETDIPRDVYQFFRGLNRAVERRDAAAMHELYESQFDALTKNYYMAGHGQFRSWPALRLEQVSSCFRGNRMAELVYSFLFYKHLFMDNRSVRAPDAEGAWRTYSDLFPLLKSYELPNWMLWDIFDEFLYQMTVVYQKVFASEGTWAVPEVSRLLNEVVDNSRLFELMKEPDFLDDIHRGPNTGALSGFYAIVTKSKLNVLLGDYYSALTDLEPLDVYNKGRAVLSRVSPCAVSVFYHIGFSYLMIHRFEDASNAFRRCVTVKLNGRRFSERVQQDAAYMYVCARVLGGMPISNLTSYLDSRKVAAFEDDRESLRTGDEERFRDVFDRCSPKFLTVPPSDGLPVKGSEGRELQARMFRRAVQQQQDIIKLRGYFKVYQNTKMNLLETLLEVDDGYAPLFALKMRSRQLVHDGVTADLLQGVFTSSSEFDCIVQDDNVEVVPSMTFGGIEQKLLNKIKNTQRDIEMAKRKFNQARNREEGGNRRKENREQKRRPNQQLLHGGAGNANRNSNNTNHPRQRVTAQPMTSNLFNRNDN, via the coding sequence ATGGCGACCAACCCTGATATTGAGACCGATATTCCCCGCGATGTGTACCAGTTCTTCCGTGGGCTGAACCGCGCGGTGGAGCgccgcgacgcggcggcgatgcacGAGCTCTACGAGTCGCAGTTTGATGCGTTAACCAAGAACTACTACATGGCCGGCCATGGCCAGTTCCGGTCTTGGCCGGCGCTCCGACTCGAGCAGGTGTCCTCGTGCTTCCGCGGTAACCGGATGGCGGAGCTGGTCTACAGTTTCCTCTTCTACAAACACTTGTTTATGGATAACCGCTCCGTGCGGGCGCCCGACGCGGAGGGGGCGTGGAGGACGTACAGCGACCTGTTTCCGCTGCTCAAGAGCTACGAGCTGCCAAACTGGATGTTGTGGGACATCTTTGACGAGTTCCTTTATCAGATGACGGTAGTGTACCAGAAGGTCTTTGCTTCAGAGGGCACTTGGGCTGTGCCGGAGGTGTCACGCCTTCTCAACGAGGTCGTCGACAACTCGCGCCTGTTTGAGCTGATGAAGGAACCGGACTTCCTGGACGACATCCACCGCGGGCCGAACACTGGTGCTCTTAGCGGATTCTACGCAATCGTCACCAAGTCGAAGCTGAACGTGCTGCTTGGTGACTATTACTCTGCACTCACAGACCTGGAACCCCTCGACGTGTACAACAAGGGCCGTGCCGTGCTGTCGCGCGTGTCGCCATGCGCCGTCTCCGTGTTCTACCATATCGGCTTCAGCTATCTGATGATCCACCGCTTCGAGGACGCCAGCAACGCCTTTCGCCGCTGTGTTACAGTGAAGCTGAACGGCCGTCGCTTCTCAGAGCGCGTGCAGCAGGACGCGGCATACATGTACGTCTGCGCTCGCGTGCTCGGTGGCATGCCGATAAGCAACCTCACTTCGTACCTTGACAGCCGCAAGGTGGCTGCCTTCGAGGACGACCGCGAAAGCCTGCGCAccggcgacgaggagcgtTTCCGTGACGTGTTCGACCGCTGTAGTCCCAAGTTCCTCACTGTGCCGCCGTCGGACGGCTTGCCGGTGAAGGGGTCGGAGGGtcgcgagctgcaggcgcgcatgTTCCGTcgtgcggtgcagcagcagcaggacatCATCAAGCTACGTGGGTACTTCAAGGTATACCAAAACACCAAGATGAACCTTCTCGAGACGCTACTGGAGGTTGACGATGGCTACGCGCCACTGTTTGCGCTCAAGATGCGCTCTCGCCAGCTGGTGCACGACGGTGTGACAGCGGACCTGCTGCAGGGCGTCTTCACGTCTAGCTCCGAGTTCGACTGCATCGTGCAGGACGACAACGTCGAGGTGGTTCCCAGTATGACGTTTGGCGGCATCGAGCAGAAACTACTGAACAAGATCAAGAACACACAGCGCGACATTGAAATGGCGAAGCGCAAGTTTAATCAGGCCCGCAACCGCGAGGAGGGCGGCAACAGGCGCAAAGAGAATCGCGAGCAGAAGCGCCGCCCGAACCAGCAGTTGTTGCACGGAGGCGCCGGCAACGCGAACCggaacagcaacaacacgaACCATCCGCGTCAGAGAGTGACCGCGCAGCCTATGACAAGCAATCTCTTCAACCGTAACGACAACTGA